From the genome of Hymenobacter sp. PAMC 26628, one region includes:
- a CDS encoding sugar-binding domain-containing protein: MDLPHDWSIEDLPGTASPFQADAISQVSSGFTTGGTGWYRKTFAVPAALKGQRVQVQFDGVYMNAAVWLNGQSLGTHPYGYTSFWYDATDKVAFGGPNVLAVQAKNEGQNSRWYSGPGIYRHVWLRTLAPAHVVPWGTYLTTPTATAAAAQVRAQTAVVNEGPQVAALTLVTRLRNAHGQDVARAETQQTVAAGATATFDQTLTLKAPARWSVDQPTLFNQASQRNAWQGRCLVIVKSSPQAGTVTLRATAAALPPTETVVATQ, encoded by the coding sequence GTGGACCTGCCCCACGACTGGAGCATCGAGGACCTGCCGGGTACCGCGTCGCCGTTTCAGGCCGATGCCATCAGCCAAGTCAGCAGCGGCTTCACCACCGGCGGCACCGGCTGGTACCGGAAAACCTTTGCGGTGCCCGCGGCGCTGAAGGGCCAGCGGGTGCAGGTGCAGTTCGACGGCGTGTACATGAACGCCGCGGTGTGGCTGAACGGCCAGTCTCTGGGCACGCACCCCTACGGCTACACCAGTTTTTGGTACGACGCGACGGACAAGGTGGCGTTTGGGGGCCCGAACGTGCTGGCGGTGCAAGCCAAGAACGAGGGCCAGAACAGCCGCTGGTACTCGGGCCCGGGCATTTACCGGCACGTGTGGCTGCGCACGCTGGCGCCGGCGCACGTAGTGCCGTGGGGCACTTACCTCACCACGCCCACCGCCACGGCCGCGGCGGCCCAGGTGCGCGCCCAGACCGCCGTGGTGAACGAGGGGCCCCAGGTCGCCGCGCTGACGCTGGTGACGCGCCTGCGCAACGCCCATGGCCAGGACGTGGCCCGCGCCGAGACCCAGCAAACCGTGGCCGCCGGCGCCACGGCCACCTTCGACCAAACCCTCACCCTGAAAGCGCCCGCGCGGTGGTCGGTGGACCAGCCCACCCTGTTCAACCAAGCCTCCCAGCGCAACGCCTGGCAAGGCCGCTGCCTAGTCATTGTTAAATCCAGCCCGCAAGCCGGCACCGTCACCCTCCGCGCCACCGCCGCAGCCCTGCCGCCCACCGAAACGGTAGTGGCCACACAGTAG
- a CDS encoding 4-alpha-glucanotransferase produces MTIQFSLPYRTAWGQRLAVCGTGPALGDWQAAAAAPMNYDEVAGRWYLDVELPAGPLSYKYVLLAADGAPTWEARANRTLILAGPVQRVLLADYWHTPAVPENELFTAAFTKALFRRPAAGAPAQDPAKATKGKKKAGAPAPASAGPPAGSVVLHLANPRVAPHLGLCVLGSDPALGAWDNRQCLVLSDADYPTWAATVQLQNPGEDCLYKYAIWDAAAGHALDMEGGENRVIPATGDAEAVRIFNDEDYRQANAWRGAGVALPVFAMRSESGLGVGEFADLKLLTDWAVQTGLQLVQVLPINDTVATHTWVDSYPYAAISVYALHPQFLHLEGIAPLKSKKDAAELARLKQELNAKDFVDYEPVMAAKWKFLRLLYKQEKKAFLADAGYRQFLAEQGPWLTPYAAFSALRDRFGTADFTQWPAGFRTPPDLGALTAETAADYDDFGLFFFLQFHLDKQLREAVAYARTKGVVLKGDLPIGIYRHSVEAWTQPELFHMDQQAGAPPDDFSTTGQNWRFPTYNWQRMAEDGYAWWQQRLGHLGRYFDALRIDHILGFFRIWEMPAHSVEGLLGHFSPALPLHRHEIEQRLGWFDHGRLCEPYIRWHVLEAIFGKEAQGVFEEYLDDAGYGTYRFKAGLGTQRELEAYVQGKVAAEPQHADYFNWLLPNLYQLVNEVLFVPAATADFYHPRITLHKTWSFRELDGDEARRRLYDGIYVDFFFHRHEEFWRQQGLSKLPAVRYATDLLICGEDLGMVPASVPGVMKQLGILGLHIQRMPATPGLEFSHPNDAPYLSVVTTSSHDMSTLRGWWQENRVATQRYFETLLGHWREVAPLYCEPWVVREIVVQHLHSPAMWAILPLQDYLGMDGHLRRADPAAEQINVPSNPAHFWKYRLHLPLEELVDAVGFNEPLRTLVVGSGRGNP; encoded by the coding sequence ATGACCATTCAATTCTCGCTTCCGTACCGCACGGCCTGGGGCCAGCGCTTGGCTGTATGCGGCACCGGCCCCGCCCTGGGCGACTGGCAGGCTGCCGCCGCGGCCCCCATGAACTACGACGAAGTAGCCGGCCGCTGGTACCTCGACGTGGAACTGCCCGCCGGCCCGCTCTCCTATAAGTATGTGCTACTGGCCGCCGACGGGGCCCCCACTTGGGAGGCCCGGGCCAACCGAACGCTGATCCTCGCCGGCCCCGTCCAGCGCGTGTTGCTGGCCGATTACTGGCACACCCCCGCCGTGCCCGAAAACGAGCTGTTTACGGCTGCCTTCACCAAGGCGCTGTTTCGCCGCCCGGCCGCCGGGGCCCCCGCGCAGGACCCAGCCAAAGCCACCAAGGGTAAGAAGAAGGCCGGGGCCCCGGCGCCCGCCAGCGCGGGGCCCCCGGCCGGCAGCGTGGTGCTGCACCTCGCCAACCCGCGCGTGGCCCCGCACTTGGGCCTGTGCGTATTGGGCTCCGACCCGGCCTTAGGGGCCTGGGACAACCGCCAGTGCCTGGTGCTCTCGGATGCCGACTACCCCACCTGGGCCGCCACCGTGCAGCTGCAAAACCCCGGCGAAGACTGCTTATATAAATACGCCATTTGGGACGCCGCCGCCGGCCACGCCCTCGACATGGAAGGCGGCGAGAACCGCGTGATTCCCGCCACCGGCGACGCGGAAGCTGTGCGTATTTTCAACGACGAGGATTACCGGCAGGCCAATGCCTGGCGCGGGGCCGGCGTGGCGCTGCCCGTGTTTGCCATGCGCAGCGAAAGCGGCCTGGGCGTGGGCGAGTTCGCCGACTTGAAGCTGCTGACCGATTGGGCCGTGCAAACCGGCTTGCAGCTGGTGCAGGTGCTGCCCATCAACGACACCGTGGCCACCCACACTTGGGTTGACTCGTACCCGTACGCCGCCATTTCGGTGTACGCGCTGCACCCACAATTTCTTCACCTCGAAGGCATTGCGCCGCTGAAAAGCAAGAAGGACGCCGCTGAGCTGGCCCGCCTGAAGCAGGAGCTGAACGCCAAGGACTTCGTGGACTACGAGCCGGTGATGGCCGCCAAGTGGAAATTCCTGCGCTTGCTGTACAAGCAGGAGAAAAAGGCCTTCCTGGCCGACGCCGGCTACCGGCAGTTCCTGGCCGAGCAGGGCCCCTGGTTGACGCCCTACGCCGCCTTCTCGGCCCTGCGCGACCGGTTTGGCACCGCCGACTTCACCCAGTGGCCGGCCGGGTTCCGCACCCCGCCCGACCTGGGGGCCCTAACCGCCGAAACTGCGGCCGACTACGACGACTTCGGCCTGTTCTTCTTCCTGCAATTTCACCTCGACAAGCAGCTGCGCGAGGCCGTGGCCTACGCCCGCACCAAGGGCGTGGTGCTGAAGGGCGACCTGCCCATCGGCATTTACCGCCACTCGGTGGAGGCTTGGACGCAGCCCGAGCTGTTCCACATGGACCAGCAGGCCGGGGCCCCACCCGACGATTTCTCGACCACCGGCCAGAACTGGCGCTTCCCTACCTACAACTGGCAGCGCATGGCCGAAGACGGCTACGCGTGGTGGCAGCAGCGCCTGGGCCACCTCGGCCGCTACTTCGACGCCCTGCGCATCGACCACATCCTGGGCTTCTTCCGCATCTGGGAAATGCCCGCGCACTCGGTCGAGGGCCTGCTGGGCCATTTCTCGCCCGCGCTGCCGCTGCACCGCCACGAGATTGAGCAGCGCCTCGGGTGGTTCGACCACGGCCGCCTTTGCGAGCCCTACATTCGCTGGCACGTGCTGGAGGCCATCTTCGGCAAAGAGGCGCAAGGCGTGTTCGAGGAATACCTCGACGACGCCGGCTACGGCACCTACCGCTTCAAGGCCGGCCTGGGCACCCAGCGTGAGCTAGAGGCCTACGTGCAAGGCAAAGTCGCCGCCGAACCCCAGCACGCCGATTATTTCAACTGGCTGCTGCCCAACCTGTACCAGCTGGTGAACGAGGTGCTGTTCGTGCCTGCCGCCACGGCCGACTTCTACCACCCGCGCATCACGCTTCACAAAACCTGGTCGTTCCGCGAGCTGGACGGCGACGAGGCCCGCCGCCGGCTCTACGACGGCATCTACGTGGACTTTTTCTTCCACCGCCACGAGGAGTTCTGGCGCCAGCAGGGCCTCTCCAAGCTGCCAGCCGTGCGCTACGCCACCGACCTGCTCATCTGCGGCGAAGACCTGGGCATGGTGCCCGCCTCGGTGCCCGGCGTGATGAAGCAGCTCGGCATCCTGGGCCTGCACATTCAGCGCATGCCCGCCACGCCCGGCCTCGAATTCAGCCACCCCAACGACGCGCCCTATCTGAGCGTCGTCACGACCAGTAGCCACGACATGAGCACCTTGCGCGGCTGGTGGCAGGAAAACCGCGTGGCCACCCAGCGCTACTTCGAAACCCTGCTGGGCCACTGGCGCGAGGTGGCCCCGCTCTACTGCGAGCCCTGGGTGGTGCGCGAAATCGTGGTGCAGCACCTGCATTCGCCGGCCATGTGGGCCATCCTGCCCCTGCAAGATTACCTGGGCATGGACGGCCACCTGCGCCGCGCCGACCCCGCCGCCGAGCAAATTAACGTGCCTAGCAACCCCGCCCACTTCTGGAAGTACCGCCTCCACCTGCCCCTCGAAGAGCTGGTGGACGCCGTCGGCTTCAACGAGCCGCTCCGGACCCTGGTGGTGGGCAGCGGCCGGGGAAACCCATAG
- a CDS encoding alpha/beta fold hydrolase, with product MPDFTTTPAAVLALHYWAGAGHEFDALRPLLPLGTALFAPDLPGFGAQAPPAGFDYSVGAYADWVAEFIRENKLTDYVLVGHSLGGKVALALAATRPAGLRRLVLLSPSPPSPEPISDDDRAASLAAYGKPAEAEKTFHNITEAALPTAVHQQIVADNLRSRQAAWDAWLLAGSLEDLTALMGEITVPCHLLVGAADRAIPAAAQRQQTLPLLPAGTPLTEVPGTGHLLPYEAPAAVAAAIAG from the coding sequence ATGCCTGATTTCACCACTACTCCCGCTGCCGTGCTGGCCCTGCACTATTGGGCCGGGGCCGGCCACGAATTCGATGCCTTGCGCCCGCTGCTGCCCCTGGGCACGGCCCTATTTGCCCCCGACCTGCCCGGCTTCGGCGCGCAGGCCCCCCCCGCGGGCTTCGACTATTCGGTGGGGGCCTACGCCGATTGGGTGGCGGAATTTATTCGGGAGAACAAGCTGACCGATTACGTGCTCGTCGGCCACAGCCTGGGCGGCAAGGTGGCCCTGGCCCTGGCCGCCACCCGGCCCGCTGGCCTGCGCCGGCTCGTGCTGCTCTCGCCCTCGCCGCCCAGCCCCGAGCCGATTTCGGACGACGACCGCGCCGCCTCGCTCGCCGCCTACGGCAAGCCGGCCGAGGCCGAAAAGACTTTCCACAACATCACCGAGGCTGCCCTGCCCACCGCCGTGCACCAGCAAATAGTGGCCGACAACCTCCGCAGCCGCCAGGCCGCCTGGGACGCCTGGCTGCTGGCCGGCTCGCTGGAGGACCTGACGGCGCTGATGGGCGAAATTACCGTGCCCTGCCACCTGCTGGTGGGCGCCGCCGACCGCGCCATTCCCGCCGCCGCCCAGCGCCAGCAAACCCTGCCGCTGCTGCCGGCAGGCACCCCGCTTACGGAGGTGCCTGGCACCGGCCACCTGCTGCCCTACGAGGCCCCGGCTGCCGTGGCCGCGGCCATTGCAGGGTAG
- a CDS encoding beta strand repeat-containing protein, whose product MPLTNPANTRSGFLEHDANFLGTGVSNASRGFLKPFNFSHNSSTYSDNQRLYVYLKPGETVYYGVHRTQHTQGGTTNQNNLIISARWSADGTGAGTLGKLTKLYRDSASVRQSTLLAALSSGPQAGVIADTVQNRVGPKVGGLPANGYAPLAYTNNTTAVQYVWFEFVQQGESTSAPGVLPYVENTSFTDGQRFSVYDFWDFTVKDNASGVTKPGRLFSKQWAFSAGQTDGVFSAAFNIYPLIPSPINVGRYYVKKFELAGIAPQNFFRFVSNSMGSTASTTDFTVSRKSQTSELDYPEYLNFVNDPDPAVWPSADDPDLKVISTAAYCNSTGGVLEFFLRSALGGNINILIDLNGTPGYQAGTRDVLITQTIPVGNSRVEWNGRDGLNAVVSSGTALALTFQNSTSPIGAVNFPVWDAEDNVSGFRIQNVRPGTKFYDVLYWDDSNLSATKFPDTANNPRVQATGVSSATGAHTWGAASGATALAGDLTLINTYTYGNTGQQSISFTLLYVCDPDGDGVNDNVDIDQDNDGITNTAESGGVDPAFITANGVPRYLDAFESNFVDVNQDGINDVYDLDLDGRPNFLDIDADGDGIPDTIEANGGVAPTGYDATLGRFPSTGVGANGMPDVAETAPESGVTKLPVTNTDTAGQPDYLDIDADNDGIVDNIEAQTTAAYRAPLGVDTDADGLDNQYDLTPGTGPPAGTAVPLTDTDGDALPDYRDLNSDNDGRLDAVEGWDINNDGVAEKTASGADADADGLDDAFDNDVTRANPTNGQTPQSFPDLNTPGGDRDWRQNTRPVANNTVAPAMPSPNPPTPIPALVGVDSDGLPGSSNLTYTIVTVPTNAQGILSYLNGTTAGAGTRTTAVAGALVPLANINSLQFDPAATFAGDAVFRYHVTESAATGGQTSAPDATYVIQVGTTTTVGGTVFDDVNYGGGAGRTLAAANTSAVNAGLANNAIGRGGATVELYTSTGDFLATTTSAADGSYSFAGVVAATYTVRTVDATVTSARNTGNVAGLVGVQTYVYNDANRVGGEVPTLADAAAHGTNQALADLTTPTTTAQSIASVTVAGGPSTATPVAGVDFGFSFDAVVNTNDAGQGSLRQFIANSNALLNTKLAQASSLAGITLTAGKEYAVFMLNDGRATALAGLRAGMTAPAGYSATTGFTITLAAALPAISDANTTLDGSLQAALTGDKVAAVTTVGASVTTGAEVTVKFNSFAGLLVTGAATQIKSLELDNAKGTSVSSVGPVLTDGAAVYVRGAAATGTVIQDVTTRGNATAGVYLTNNATGVSITGNVLRDGLATLASAGVTLTNGAGLVLGGTSTNTVTSNTVYNNSGFGIVLFVAANTLNTLSNNIISNNGAGTTNNDAGLSIRLGTNNLITGNTITANSGDGIVAEKGTSGNRLTQNNISGNGGAGAGGDLGIDLSADNVATGDGVTKNADGKTAASGGNSMLNFPVFTQATIFNGNLLVTGYAPAGALIEFFVASGDFSGYGEGATYVASATEGSATDTDGGSSNYSGVVGNTGLDQGAETGAQAFRFKIPVSTAMANSLVSNKLTASATLPVTVSGLAVGNTSEFSGNITVSNNMPLPVELAAFEVWAVNADAQLTWTTASEKNNDHFDVERSFDGTGFAKIAAVAGQGSKSSSTDYALTDAGAGAKAMGARPVYYRLRQVDADGTAAFSPVRTVAFGKAAALAIALHPNPAAATTQLDLSHLPAGTYQVSLLDLTGRAVLGLRLPAGLAHALNLASLASGSYVVRVSGTATNGAVVNLATRFVKE is encoded by the coding sequence GTGCCTCTGACGAACCCAGCCAACACCCGCTCCGGCTTCTTGGAGCACGACGCCAATTTCTTGGGCACCGGCGTTAGCAATGCTTCCCGTGGCTTTCTTAAGCCCTTTAACTTTTCCCACAACAGCAGTACTTACAGCGATAACCAGCGCTTGTACGTGTACTTGAAGCCGGGCGAAACCGTGTACTACGGGGTACACCGCACACAGCACACCCAGGGCGGCACTACTAACCAAAATAACCTCATCATTTCGGCGCGCTGGAGTGCCGATGGTACGGGCGCGGGAACCCTGGGCAAGCTGACGAAGCTCTACCGCGACTCAGCCAGCGTCCGCCAGTCCACGCTGCTGGCTGCGCTGAGCTCGGGGCCCCAGGCAGGGGTGATTGCCGACACCGTGCAGAACCGGGTGGGGCCCAAGGTGGGAGGGCTGCCCGCCAATGGCTACGCGCCCCTAGCCTATACGAATAACACCACCGCTGTGCAGTACGTGTGGTTTGAGTTTGTGCAGCAGGGCGAATCCACTTCGGCCCCCGGGGTGCTGCCCTACGTCGAAAACACTAGTTTCACGGATGGCCAACGCTTTTCGGTGTACGATTTCTGGGACTTTACAGTGAAGGACAACGCCAGCGGCGTTACCAAGCCCGGCCGTTTGTTCAGCAAGCAGTGGGCGTTCTCAGCAGGCCAGACCGACGGGGTGTTTTCGGCGGCTTTCAACATTTATCCGCTGATTCCGAGCCCAATAAACGTTGGCCGTTATTATGTGAAGAAGTTCGAGCTGGCCGGCATCGCGCCCCAGAACTTCTTCCGCTTCGTGTCGAACAGCATGGGCTCCACAGCCAGCACCACCGACTTCACCGTCTCGCGCAAGAGCCAAACCTCGGAACTCGACTATCCCGAATACCTCAACTTCGTCAATGACCCGGACCCGGCCGTCTGGCCCAGCGCCGACGACCCCGATCTGAAGGTGATTTCGACGGCAGCGTACTGCAACAGTACCGGCGGTGTGCTAGAGTTTTTTCTGCGCTCGGCCCTAGGCGGCAATATCAACATCCTGATTGACCTCAACGGCACGCCGGGATACCAGGCGGGCACCCGCGACGTACTCATCACCCAAACCATTCCGGTGGGCAACTCCCGTGTGGAGTGGAACGGCCGCGACGGCCTAAACGCGGTGGTGAGCTCGGGCACAGCGCTGGCGCTGACGTTTCAAAATAGTACTTCGCCAATTGGGGCAGTTAACTTCCCGGTGTGGGACGCCGAGGACAACGTGAGCGGCTTCCGCATCCAAAACGTGCGCCCCGGCACCAAATTCTACGACGTGCTGTATTGGGACGACTCTAACCTGAGCGCCACCAAGTTTCCGGACACGGCGAACAACCCGCGGGTGCAGGCCACTGGGGTGTCTTCCGCCACCGGCGCGCATACGTGGGGCGCCGCTTCGGGGGCCACGGCCCTGGCGGGCGACTTGACGCTGATAAATACCTACACCTACGGCAACACCGGGCAGCAGAGCATCAGCTTCACCTTACTCTACGTGTGCGATCCGGACGGCGACGGTGTCAACGACAACGTAGACATCGACCAAGATAACGACGGCATCACCAATACCGCGGAAAGCGGTGGGGTTGATCCGGCCTTTATCACAGCCAACGGCGTGCCCCGCTACTTGGACGCCTTCGAATCGAATTTTGTCGATGTCAATCAAGACGGCATCAACGACGTGTACGACCTGGACCTCGACGGCCGACCCAACTTCCTCGACATCGACGCCGACGGTGACGGCATCCCCGACACTATTGAAGCCAACGGCGGCGTGGCCCCCACGGGCTACGACGCCACGCTCGGGCGCTTCCCCAGCACGGGCGTGGGCGCCAACGGGATGCCCGACGTGGCTGAGACAGCGCCGGAAAGCGGCGTGACCAAGCTCCCGGTGACCAACACCGATACCGCTGGCCAGCCCGATTACCTAGACATTGATGCCGACAACGACGGCATCGTGGACAACATCGAAGCCCAAACTACGGCCGCTTACCGGGCCCCGCTGGGCGTGGATACCGACGCCGACGGCCTCGATAACCAGTATGACCTCACGCCGGGCACCGGCCCGCCAGCCGGCACGGCCGTGCCCCTAACGGACACGGACGGCGATGCGCTGCCCGACTACCGCGACCTGAACTCCGACAACGACGGCCGTCTGGACGCCGTGGAAGGCTGGGACATCAACAACGACGGCGTGGCTGAAAAAACAGCCTCGGGCGCCGACGCCGACGCCGACGGCCTCGACGATGCTTTTGACAACGACGTGACGCGCGCCAACCCCACCAATGGCCAGACGCCCCAGTCGTTTCCCGACCTGAACACGCCGGGCGGCGACCGGGACTGGCGGCAGAACACGCGGCCAGTGGCCAACAACACCGTGGCCCCGGCCATGCCCAGTCCTAACCCGCCCACCCCCATTCCGGCCCTGGTGGGCGTGGACTCCGACGGCCTGCCGGGCAGCAGCAACCTGACTTATACCATTGTCACGGTTCCCACCAATGCCCAAGGCATCCTTTCTTACCTCAACGGAACCACAGCCGGCGCCGGTACCCGGACAACGGCCGTGGCCGGGGCCCTTGTGCCGCTGGCCAACATCAACTCCCTGCAATTCGACCCGGCCGCCACCTTCGCCGGGGATGCCGTCTTCAGGTACCACGTAACCGAGTCGGCCGCCACGGGCGGGCAAACCTCCGCGCCGGACGCCACCTACGTTATCCAGGTGGGAACAACCACGACGGTTGGCGGCACCGTCTTCGACGACGTTAACTACGGCGGGGGCGCGGGCCGGACCCTGGCGGCAGCTAATACTTCCGCCGTCAACGCCGGCCTGGCCAACAACGCCATCGGGCGCGGCGGCGCTACCGTAGAGCTCTACACCAGCACCGGCGATTTCCTGGCCACCACGACCAGCGCCGCCGACGGCTCCTACAGCTTTGCTGGGGTTGTGGCGGCCACGTACACCGTGCGGACGGTGGATGCCACGGTGACTTCGGCCCGCAACACCGGCAACGTGGCCGGCCTCGTCGGGGTGCAGACCTACGTGTACAACGATGCCAACCGTGTGGGCGGCGAAGTACCGACCCTGGCCGACGCCGCGGCGCACGGCACCAACCAGGCGCTGGCCGACCTGACCACGCCCACAACTACGGCCCAGTCCATCGCCAGCGTGACGGTGGCCGGGGGGCCCTCCACCGCAACACCAGTGGCCGGTGTTGATTTCGGCTTCAGCTTCGATGCCGTGGTGAACACCAACGATGCTGGGCAAGGCTCGCTGCGCCAGTTCATTGCCAACAGCAATGCGCTGCTGAATACGAAGCTGGCCCAGGCCAGCTCCCTGGCGGGCATCACCTTGACGGCGGGCAAAGAATACGCCGTGTTCATGCTGAACGATGGCCGCGCGACGGCCCTGGCGGGCCTGCGCGCTGGCATGACGGCCCCCGCCGGCTACAGCGCCACCACGGGCTTCACCATCACGCTGGCGGCTGCTTTGCCAGCCATCAGCGACGCCAATACGACCCTCGACGGTAGCTTGCAGGCGGCGCTGACGGGTGATAAGGTAGCCGCCGTTACCACTGTAGGAGCCTCGGTAACGACCGGCGCGGAAGTGACCGTCAAGTTCAATTCGTTTGCGGGCTTGTTGGTGACGGGTGCCGCCACGCAGATTAAATCGCTGGAACTCGACAACGCCAAAGGCACCAGCGTCAGCTCGGTGGGCCCCGTGCTTACCGATGGGGCCGCCGTTTACGTGCGAGGGGCCGCGGCCACGGGCACCGTCATCCAGGACGTGACAACGCGCGGTAACGCGACAGCCGGCGTGTACCTCACGAACAATGCTACGGGCGTATCAATAACTGGCAACGTGCTGCGTGATGGGCTTGCCACGCTCGCTAGTGCGGGCGTGACGCTCACCAACGGTGCCGGCCTCGTCCTGGGCGGCACTTCGACCAACACGGTTACCAGCAATACCGTGTACAATAACTCGGGTTTTGGCATCGTGCTGTTTGTAGCTGCCAACACCCTGAATACCCTCAGCAACAACATCATCAGCAACAATGGCGCAGGAACCACAAACAACGACGCGGGCCTGAGCATTCGGTTAGGTACCAACAACCTGATTACTGGTAATACCATCACTGCCAACTCCGGCGACGGGATTGTAGCGGAGAAGGGTACTTCGGGCAACCGCCTGACGCAGAATAATATCAGTGGCAACGGCGGCGCTGGAGCCGGTGGTGACCTGGGCATTGACCTTTCGGCCGACAACGTGGCCACCGGCGACGGGGTGACCAAGAACGCGGACGGCAAAACTGCGGCCAGCGGCGGCAATAGTATGCTCAACTTCCCCGTCTTTACCCAGGCCACCATCTTCAACGGCAACCTGCTGGTGACGGGCTATGCCCCCGCCGGGGCCCTCATTGAATTCTTCGTAGCCAGCGGCGATTTCAGCGGCTACGGCGAGGGGGCCACCTACGTCGCCTCCGCCACCGAAGGCTCAGCGACTGACACCGACGGCGGGAGCTCGAATTATAGCGGTGTAGTGGGCAACACGGGCCTAGACCAGGGCGCAGAAACCGGCGCACAGGCGTTTCGGTTCAAAATTCCGGTGTCGACGGCTATGGCCAATAGTCTGGTGAGCAATAAGCTCACCGCCTCCGCTACCCTGCCTGTTACGGTGAGCGGCTTGGCCGTGGGCAACACGTCGGAGTTCTCGGGCAACATCACGGTGTCGAACAACATGCCACTGCCGGTGGAGTTGGCCGCCTTTGAGGTGTGGGCCGTGAATGCCGACGCGCAGCTGACCTGGACCACGGCTTCGGAGAAAAACAACGACCACTTCGACGTAGAGCGCAGCTTCGACGGCACTGGCTTCGCGAAAATTGCCGCCGTGGCTGGGCAGGGCAGCAAATCCAGTAGCACCGACTACGCCCTGACCGACGCCGGGGCAGGTGCCAAGGCCATGGGCGCCCGCCCCGTGTACTACCGCCTCCGGCAAGTCGACGCCGACGGCACGGCCGCCTTCTCGCCCGTGCGCACGGTCGCCTTCGGCAAAGCGGCCGCGCTGGCCATCGCCCTGCACCCCAACCCGGCCGCTGCTACCACTCAGCTCGACCTGAGCCATCTGCCGGCCGGCACCTACCAGGTGAGCCTGCTCGACCTGACCGGCCGCGCCGTGCTGGGGCTGCGCCTGCCCGCTGGCCTGGCCCACGCCCTCAACCTGGCCTCGCTGGCCAGCGGCAGCTACGTGGTGCGGGTGAGCGGCACCGCTACCAACGGGGCGGTGGTCAACTTGGCCACGCGCTTCGTGAAGGAGTAA